A stretch of DNA from Nitrosopumilus zosterae:
AGTCATTTTGACAAATCAGATTAATTTCTAAAAAATAGTTTGTTAAAAAATATTTTTTTAATGATATTTGTTGACAGTCACTAGGATCAACAAATGAGCATCGTTTTTCAATGACGTAATAATGTTGGCAGAAAACCCAGAATCATTGAAAGTCACTCTCTTGGAGGTTCTTTAAGAAATTACTAATCATTGATCGAGGTAAGAAGACAAACTTTAATTCCTCAACTGATTGCATTTTTCTAAGTGCCAGGGTAGCTCAGCCTGGGAGAGCACTCGGCTGAAGACCGGGCTGTCGCGCGTTCAAATCCCGCCCCTGGCATCGTATTATGTTCTGTATGGATTTCAATGAATAACATTTTCAAATATTTGTATCAAAATTGAGTGATTTTCACATCGTCAAAATAATCGAAAAATTACTTTTGGTTTAATTTCTATAATTATGAATAATATACAATCATACAAAATCTTTAAAAATAAGGCAAACTCTTGTTTTTCGACATTCATGGCTGAAAAAAAGACTACCAAAAAAACTACCAAAAAAGATACTAAAAAAATACCTTCTAAAAAAACTAAATCTAAAACCACAAAAATAGTAAAAGCATCAAAACCCAAAACAAAAATCACAAAATCAAAGAGTAAAAAATCTAAAGAAGAACCAATTAGCGATATGGGCATTGTCATAGTCGATGATCATATTGAAATTGATCAAGAAAAAGTCAATGAAGAAAGACGGGCATACCTAGAAGAAGCAAGATCTCAAGAAGCCTTCGACTAGGAATCTTTATCCGATCCTATTGCATATACTAGATATGCGTGCATTGTGCCTTATTACAGTAAAACCAGGTAAAGCAGATACTGTTGTTGAAATTTTAAAGAAAAAAAGAAAGATTGTCAAACAAATCATGGTCGTTACAGGCAGAGCTGACATTAGTGTAATTTTACAGGGCAATATTGATGAAATTAACGGAATGGTGATTGATTTTAAAAAAATTAAAGATATTGTTACGACTGAGACATTAATTGAAGTGGAGGTTAATTTAGGATGGTAAGAGCAATAATTTTGGTAAAATCCCCAAAAAAGCTCATTGCGGCCAGACTTCGAAAAATATCCTCTGTTTCAGATTCGTTTCCTACAAGCGGTCAATTTGACGCAGTTGCCATAATTGATGTTAAACAACTCAGCCAGATTAAAGACGTAGCCACTCTTATTCAGAAAATTAGTGGGGTAGAAAGAACTGAAACCATGGTTGAAGTCCAATAAAAAGGATTTAAACAACTTTGAGGTAGCATATCTGTGAATATCAAAAAAGTTGGAAATGTCATATTGGCTGTAAAAGACATTGACAAATCCATACAATTCTATCATGAACTCATAGGATTGCCAATCAAAAATCAAAGAAGATCTTGGGTTGATTTAGGTACTTCCGGAGCCATGTTGAGTTTACATCCTGCATCTTTAACTGCACAGCATGTTGGAAGTTCTATTGATAATGGAATAACAATAGGATTTCTTGTTGGTGATGTTCAATCCGCAATTGATGAATTAAAAGAAAAAGGTGTAAGAATACATAGAGATATTGTAGAAAGGGATGCCGGCAAAAATGCAGTAATTTTAGATCCTGATGACTACCTAATTTCATTGTTTGAGCCAAACTTTGAAGACAAGGATCAACAAACAGGCGGATATCACGGATTTACACCATCTTAGATTATCTTTTTAATAAAAAGAATAATCTGAGTCTTTTATTTTTCATAAATTGTAATGTTGATTTATTTATATTGAAAAATTTACCTCCCTGGTCTTTTAAAACCTTGTTTGATGTTACAATTCGAGGCAGATGATTTTTGGAATTTTTTACTGGGGTTGTTCTTTTTATTTTTTAATTTTTCAGCGTCTGAAATTTCTTCTATTTTGAAAACTTTAGCCGTAGATTTTGATTTCGGATTAATACCATAAATGATATTTTTATGGGAATCTTTTTGGAATTTTTTATTGAAATTATTTTTAGTTATTTTTTCAATGTTTGTTGACTTTTTTTTCGTCCACACAATATTTTTAATATTATATGAAGATGATTTTTCAATATTATAATCACCTAACGATTTATTCATATTACTTTAATCCTTTAATCTTATTAAAATACAACTATTAGATGATTTTCTTAATAGACGAAATTATAGGTTCTATACCTTTTTCTTTTCTATCAATTGAAACATAGAATGTAACATCCTTTTTTTGCAAAATAACAATTGTAACGTTTTGATGTTGCAATATAACATGTTCTAATATTCCAACCGTACCAATTGTTTCTTTTCTTAATGACATTAAAGTAGAAATGATAAAAAATTCATTTTTGACTTGTTCAGATTTTAACAAGGGTTTTAGATCTGGTTTGATTATGCCAGTTAACGTTCTGCCATATGCATTAATTACTCCGGCATAACGAATACTGTCAGATAATTTCAGAATGTTTTGACACTGTTTTCTATATTTCACTATAGCATCTTTCCATTTATCAGCAGGCGTTTTTGCCATAAACGGGCTTGATTTATTAAACTAATAAGGATTCTTACTAAAAATACGTGAAAAAAATTATTTTTAATGTGTTTTTGAATTTGATTCTTTATCTAGTTTTTTCTTTAACTCTAAATTCTCTTTCAATAATTTGTCGTTTTCATTTTGAAGTGTTTCAACAGAATTATGTCTAGTATAAAGTGGATGTCCTGGAGGCATTACATCTGAGCTCATTGTAAGTAATCCTGCAGCATATTGTTGGTACATTTGTTGAAATCCTTGAAGTTTTTGATTTAGTGTTCCTGCATTCTTTAGAAATTGCTCTTTCATAGGATTTTCATAAATCTTGAACATTGGATTGGTTAGACCTGGAGGCAACCTTGGGAATTGGAATGCCATGTGCGGAATATTTGGATTGAGTCCATAAAGGTCTTGAAGATGTTTGATTACCAAATTATCCATACTGAGCACTCCTTATTTGCCATATTTCTGCATTGCTTTAGGCGTTTGATATACTATTTTGTAAAACCTCAGTCGTTTTTTATCAAATTGAGCTGATCGCTGATCCTTATAGATTCCATATTTAGATCGCTAGTACGCATAATGGAGTCAAAAAAGACATGTCTAAAATGTAAAAAAGACATTGAAGAAAGAGAACTGCACAAAATTGTAATTTACGTAGTTCAAGAAAAATTTACAGAACACCATTATGAGCATGTTGAATGTCCTGAAAAATTTACAGTTTGAAATTTATTTGAAATCATCCTTTAAATTCATAAATTTTGTAAATTTCTCCTGTTAGCCTAGATCTATATTTCCATTCGTTATTTTTCCAAACTATTTGCAAAAAATTTTTTTGAGATGTTGGATGTAATTTTTGGTATACATCATTTCCAATCAAAATTTGATTTGGTTTCGCGATATTTTGTATCTTAGCAGCAATGTTCATTGCAGGTCCCATCAAATCAACATGGGACTGCTCTGCATCAGAACCATATCTTACTACAATATTTTGCCCAAAATCTATTCCAATCTTCACCATTAGATCTGGATAATCATATTGATTTAGAATTGGATTAATTCCTTTTTGAATAACGGTTATCATTGATTTTGCACAGTTTACTGCATTATCTGCAGCCAATAATGAGTTACCTTCTGCAACAAAATATCCAATTACTGCGTCACCTACAAATTTTAACACATAACCATGATGCTGTCTAATAACTGCAGCCATCTCTTGTGAAAATGAACTGACGATAATTGCAATTTTTTCAGCAGGCATTTCCAATGTCATCGTAGTGGAACCTACCAAATCCACATACAATACAACCATATCCAATTTTAAAAACACGTTTTTTCTTAGAAATTTTTCAGATTCATCTGCCATTCCAGAATACTCATAACCTTTTTTGAGGGATCCCCAAACACGTTTTTGTGTTTCCAAGATCATAGTTTCAAAATCTACAGTCTGTTCTTTATTTTTACTTAGAAGCATATCTACCACATCAGTATTATCCATGGATGTTTTAGACAATTTTTCATCTTTGTTTTTATCTATATTTTCAGTCATCTCATTTCATCATTCTAGAGGGGAACCTATCTTATAGAATAGATATTTTTGTCTTATTTCTGTATACGCCTTATCATAATTATCAGTCATATTATCATCACAATGTACGCATAAATAATACCATTTTCATGCCTAAAATCTAAATTTTGTATATTTAGATATTCATGAAGGTTTAAGGAGAGCAACATTTTGTTATTTTTTGTGCGTTTAGGAACAAGATCCCCTAATGAATTCATTCAATTACTAAATCAAAGAAACGATACGATTCAAAAAAAATGCGTTAAAAAGATATCAGAATTAGCAGAAATGATCGATACAAAAGTTATGTTAGGAGATTCTACTATTACAGGGCAAAAAACATTTGATCCTAAATTGGTGACAGACTATTTTCAAAAAATCAATGATTCGCTTGAAGATTGGTCTGTACAAGATGTATCGATCTCCAACAATGAAGATCTACGAAGAGTTTTCACAAAATTTGAAATTATGGAAGGAAGTTACTTGATATCAGGACATATTTCTTTACAATACCATGTTTTACTATATTATAAACCGGATCAAAGGGTGATTGATTGTCAAAAAGAATTAGCAGACATTGTTGATATTACAAAAAATAAAGAAAAGGAACTTTCAGATAACAGTGATCAATTTGTGTTGAATAAGTTAAAGGAAATGGGTTACAAAGACTTTGATCATCAGAAATTATTTGAAGTATTTTACGAAAATGATGAGTTTCGTGAAAAAGTTTATGCAGAAATAGAAAAAGATGCAGGGATGGATTTTAAAGAATTATCAGAAAAGAAAAGAAAATTGTTTAATGAATTAGATTCTCTTTTAATTGAAACATATCAAACCAGTCCTGTGTTGATTGATGATGCCAGACTAGTTTCAGGTGAAGAGGGTTGTTTATGTACCATAGATTTGGAGTTTGTGAAAAATGAAATAAAGGAAGGGTTGTTTGATCCTAGAAAAATGTCGGATTCAGTAAAAGAGAAAATCATAAAACGATTGGATGAATTTGAGAAAATTTTAAGTTAAGATCAAGGAACCGGAAAATGAGAATTTTCTCAAAGGGGAGTTCCGATCCCTTGATATGATCTGAACGGTATTTTTGAACTATTTAGGCATATCTACAAATACAGGCATAAAAATTGACTAAAATTGTAATTTTTCTATAGAAGAAGTCAAATACGGCGTTTCGTTAGCAACATTTCCAATGAACCCATCATATGATGAAATATTAAAAGCAAATTCATTACGAGGTAATGAAATTAAAAAAACACCATTAATACATTCTAGTACGTTTAGTGAATTTACAAACTCTGACGTTTATCTAAAATTAGAATTTCGACAAAAAACAGGTTCATTTAAAATTCGCGGGGCATATTATAAAATTCAATCATTATCTGAGGAAGAAAAAAAATATGGTGTTGTAGCTGCATCAGCTGGTAATCATGCTCAAGGAGTTGCATTTGCATCAGCATTAGAAAAAATTCCATGTACTATTGTAATGCCTAAAAATGCTTCACCTGCAAAAGTAGCTGCTACAAAAGGATATGGTGCAAAGGTAATTTTAGAGGGAACAAATTATGATGAATCGTCTGCTAAAGCAAAAGAGATAGCAAAAATAACAAAAGCTACTATGATTCATGCATTTGATGATCCTCAAATAATTGCAGCGCAGGGGGTTATAGGATTAGAAATTCTTGAAGATTTACCTGATGTTGATGAAGTTTATGTTCCAATAGGGGGCGGAGGATTAGCTGCAGGTACTGCAATTGCAATAAAAGAAAAAAATCCCAAGATCAAAGTAATAGGTGTTCAATCAAGATCATTTCCTTCGATGTATGATTCATACAAAAAAGGCTCAATCACTGCAAGTGGCGGCGCAAGAACAATTGCAGACGGTATTTCTGTAAAAGTTCCAGGCAAATTGACTTTTGAAATTATCAAAGAACTCATAGATGATATTGTTCTAGTGGATGACACAGAAATTACAAAAGCAATGTTTCTACTAATGGAACGAATGAAATTTGTCGTAGAACCAGCAGGAGCTATAAGTTTAGCACATCTCATTTCAAAGAAGCCTTCACCAGGAAAGAAAGTTGTTGCGATTTTAGCAGGGGGAAATGTTGACATGTATCTTTTAGGTCAAATAGTAGACAAAGGACTTGCAGCAATGGGAAGATTGCTGAAATTATCTATTCTGCTACCGGATAGACCTGGTGCATTTAAAGAAATTGTAGATGAGATAACACTGGCTAACGCAAACATTGTTGAAGTTGTTCATGATAGGCTTAGTTCTAACATCAATGCAGGTTCAGCAGGAGTGACATTAAGTCTTGAAACACAAGGTCAAGAACAAGCCAATTTATTGATTGAAGCATTAAGACGGAAGAACATCCAATTTACTCTGATGACCTAAATTTATTTGAATTTATTTTTGGCAAATTTTGAAAGTCCTTCCTTCTTTAATTGTTCTGATTCTTTAATCACAGAGTCATGTTGATTGGATTTGTGCTGAATCAATTTCTTTTTTAATTCTGGAAATTCATTTGCAAGAATTTTCATGGCATAAATTGCTGCATTTCCTGCTTTGTTAATTCCGACTGCAACAACAGGAGAACCTGAGGGCATTTCAGTTATAGATAACAATGAATCCAATCCACCAAATGCAGAAAATTTTGAAGTGTTATTTTTTTGTGGATGTTTATCGTTATAGACTAGTATTGGAACACCAATGACTGGAATTACTGTGTGTGATGCAATCATTCCAGGTAAATGAGCAGCACCGCCAGCGCCAGCAATAATTACATGAAACCCCATTTTTTCAGCATGTTGTGCATATTCCGCTAATCTGGAAGGTGTACGATGTGCTGAAACAATTTGATCTTCGTGTTTAATTTTGAATTGATCTAATACTTTTGATGCATCTTGCATCACTCTACTGTCAGAGCTTGAACCCATAATAATTCCAACTAAGGGTTTCTTGGAAAATATCATAATTATAGAAAAGATTGAGAGTAATTATCTATAACTATTAGAAAAAACCCGACAAAATTGTTCAAATTAACATTAACTATTTTTAATCAATATCTGATGTCATTATAATGACAAAGGTTCTAGGGATTATTGGGGGAGGACAACTTGGAATGATGATCACAGAGGCTGCAAAAAAAATGCCTCAGCACATATCAAAAATTATTGTTTTAGATCCTACAAAGAATTGCCCTGCATCACAAGTAGGTGCTGAACAAATCATAGCAGATTTTAAAGATAAAAATGCCATAGTGGACTTGGCGAACAAATCAGATATTATTACTTATGAAATTGAATCAGGCGACAGCACCATACTAAAAAATGTTGAAAAAAATACCAAGATCAACCCATCCCCTGAAACATTAAGGATAATTCAGGATAAATTTTTACAAAAATCATTTTTAAAAGAAAACAACATTCCAGTACCCGAATTTATCAAAATTGAAAATATTGAAGAACTTAAAACAGGATTGAGAAATTTTGGATATCCAGCTTTGCTTAAAGCAAGAAGGGATGCATATGATGGACGAGGGAATTATAAAATTGATTCTGAAAAAGACATACAGAAAGCATTAGATTATTTTAAGGGTCAGAATTTGTTATTAGAAAAATTTGTTAAATTTAAAATGGAAGTTTCTGTAATCGCATCTAGAAATACTAAAGGTCAAATCAAAACATATCCATTAGTAGAAAACATTCATGAGCAAAATATTTTGCGTGAAACAATTGCGCCTGCAAGAGTGTCACATGAAATAACAAAAAAAGCAGAAGTGATTGCTGAAAAAACAATGCAGGTTCTTAAAGGTGCAGGAATTTTTGGAATCGAAATGTTCGTAACACAAGAAGACGACATTGTAATAAATGAGATTGCACCAAGAGTACATAATTCTGGACATCATACACTACAATCAACCAAAACATCCCAGTTTGAACAACACCTCAGAGCAATTTTAGGTCTTGAATTGGGAGATACAGAACTTTTACATCCCACCATAATGTACAATATTTTAGGTGATGTTTCATTTGAAGGAAAATATGCACCAATAAACATATCTGAAGAAAATGTTTTTTTGAAAATGTATGGAAAAGAAATTTCAAAACCATTACGTAAATTAGGTCATTTTAATTTAGTTGCAAAAGAAGGGGAGACAATGGAAGAATTACTTAAAAAGATTGAAAAGATAAAAGAAAAAGTTGTTGTCAAACAAGTATCATAATTTTCTAAATTTATCGTGCCCTGCTCCGTTATAGGTTTATTAATTAATAAAAAATTATGACAAGCATGGTGTCAATCCCTCATGTATTGTCAGGAATTTCTATTGTTCTTTTAGTTGTTTACGGTGTGGATGTAATGATAGGTGGTGGTGGAGCTGGTGAAGGGTTCTTACCATTTGACGCCATGACTAGAGGTATTGGATTTGGAATGCCGCCCATAATTTTTTCATTTATTGCATTCTTCATATCTAAAAAGCCCCCTTTCAAAGGATTGGGAATTATGTTAGTCATTACAGGAGTTTTGATCATTATTGGCGGCATAATATCTATGGCAAGTGCAGAAGAATCTGAAAATGCTGCAAGAATGGCAGGTGAAGGAGGAGGACTAATTGCAGTGGGAGTAATTATTGCCGCATTAGGCGGAATAAAGATAAAAAAATCACTGTCAACATAATGTCATATGGCTATTTGTACAAAATGTCAAAATGAAGTACCAAAAGTATATGACTGCGATCATACTGATTTTGAAGAATATTGTGTGGAATGTTATACAGAATTACATTACTATCTAACAGAAAAGGAATGAAATATGCCTACAGATAAAGAAATTGCAATTTATGCATTAGGAAAAACAGAAGGGGTGCATTCCATTGCAGAAACACTTGGAAAAGGACTGGATGATGAAAAATACATTGAATCCTGGAAGAAAACAATGAACATGCTAGGAATCGACATGTCTCTAAAAGATCTTGAAAAAATATATGATGATTTTGCAATGAAAATGGAAGAGATTGTAAAATCAAATGAATCAAAAAAATAAAATAGAAAATTTTCATATACTCTAAAAATAAGCCAATAATGTTGAAAGCAATAATTTTAGCAGGAGGTCGCGGAAAAAGATTAAGACCTATAACAGACTACATACCAAAACCCCTTGTTCCAATAAAAAATATTCCAATAATTGAATGGCAAATAAAATATTTAAAAAAATTTGGGATTGATGAAATAATTATTTGTACAGGATACAAACAAGACATTATAGAACATTACCTAAACATAAAAAATATTGGCATTAAGATAAAATTTTCAGTTGAAAAATCACCATTGGGTACTGGAGGTGCAATTAAAAAAGCGGCAAAGTTGATCAATGAAAAATCTTTTTTTGTCATTAATGGTGATACAATCACCAATATAGACTTGAAAGAACTTGCAAAAAAACAAAATTCCTTAGCATCAATTGAGTTGCGAACAAATTTTGGAATTTTAGAAACTAATAATGATAAAATAACAAAATTTAGAGAGAAAAAGGAAATTGTGGGCGTATGGATGAATGCAGGAATTTATCATTTAGACAAAGAAATACTCAGAGATTTACCAGATAAAGGCGATATCGAAAAAACAGTTTTTCCAAATTATGCTAAAAAAGGCAAACTAAGCACTGTAAAGTTTAAAAATGTGAGATGGTATTCTATTGATTCCTTTAAAGATATGGAAGAGTGTGCATTAGAAATTGAAAAAATAATAAAATGAAATTTTATGCCCCAGTTCTATGAAGTGTCACCATCATGTATGCTACTTCTTCAACAAATGCCTCGTCTTTACTAATTGATGCATATTTCGTAGCATCATTCCAAAATGTTGGTGACGGATTCATTTTCTCAACAAAATCTTGTTCAGTCATACTTTGAGTTCTAATTTGATCTGATAATACTCCACCTCAATGAAAATTAACTCAATACTAAAACAGAACACTAGAATATCCATTCAACACAGTATTTTCATGCGTATTGGGTTCAGCTTAGGTTCATTGCTTTCAGTAGATGAGGTTCTAAAATGCTCAGAGATTCTCTCAAAAACAAGTGTAGATACAATATGGATCCCCGAAACATGGGGCATGGAAAATTTTTCGATGCTCAGTGCAGTTTCAAATAGAACAAAATCTCAAAAAATTGGTTCATCAATCATCAACATCTATTCTAGAAGTCCCGCAACGATTGCAATGGGGGCAGCCACTGTAGATGTATTGTCTGATGGAAGATTGATTTTAGGTCTTGGAACAAGTAGTTTGCCAATAATTGAAGATTTTCATGGAATGGAATTCATAGATCCATTGAAACGTATGAAAGAATATGTAGAAATAATTAGGTTGATTTTATCTGGAAGAGTAGTTAATTATAATAGCAGTAATT
This window harbors:
- a CDS encoding 6-carboxytetrahydropterin synthase, which codes for MHILDMRALCLITVKPGKADTVVEILKKKRKIVKQIMVVTGRADISVILQGNIDEINGMVIDFKKIKDIVTTETLIEVEVNLGW
- a CDS encoding Lrp/AsnC ligand binding domain-containing protein, whose product is MVRAIILVKSPKKLIAARLRKISSVSDSFPTSGQFDAVAIIDVKQLSQIKDVATLIQKISGVERTETMVEVQ
- a CDS encoding VOC family protein; this encodes MNIKKVGNVILAVKDIDKSIQFYHELIGLPIKNQRRSWVDLGTSGAMLSLHPASLTAQHVGSSIDNGITIGFLVGDVQSAIDELKEKGVRIHRDIVERDAGKNAVILDPDDYLISLFEPNFEDKDQQTGGYHGFTPS
- a CDS encoding adenylate/guanylate cyclase domain-containing protein; this translates as MTENIDKNKDEKLSKTSMDNTDVVDMLLSKNKEQTVDFETMILETQKRVWGSLKKGYEYSGMADESEKFLRKNVFLKLDMVVLYVDLVGSTTMTLEMPAEKIAIIVSSFSQEMAAVIRQHHGYVLKFVGDAVIGYFVAEGNSLLAADNAVNCAKSMITVIQKGINPILNQYDYPDLMVKIGIDFGQNIVVRYGSDAEQSHVDLMGPAMNIAAKIQNIAKPNQILIGNDVYQKLHPTSQKNFLQIVWKNNEWKYRSRLTGEIYKIYEFKG
- the ilvA gene encoding threonine ammonia-lyase; translated protein: MNPSYDEILKANSLRGNEIKKTPLIHSSTFSEFTNSDVYLKLEFRQKTGSFKIRGAYYKIQSLSEEEKKYGVVAASAGNHAQGVAFASALEKIPCTIVMPKNASPAKVAATKGYGAKVILEGTNYDESSAKAKEIAKITKATMIHAFDDPQIIAAQGVIGLEILEDLPDVDEVYVPIGGGGLAAGTAIAIKEKNPKIKVIGVQSRSFPSMYDSYKKGSITASGGARTIADGISVKVPGKLTFEIIKELIDDIVLVDDTEITKAMFLLMERMKFVVEPAGAISLAHLISKKPSPGKKVVAILAGGNVDMYLLGQIVDKGLAAMGRLLKLSILLPDRPGAFKEIVDEITLANANIVEVVHDRLSSNINAGSAGVTLSLETQGQEQANLLIEALRRKNIQFTLMT
- the purE gene encoding 5-(carboxyamino)imidazole ribonucleotide mutase — translated: MIFSKKPLVGIIMGSSSDSRVMQDASKVLDQFKIKHEDQIVSAHRTPSRLAEYAQHAEKMGFHVIIAGAGGAAHLPGMIASHTVIPVIGVPILVYNDKHPQKNNTSKFSAFGGLDSLLSITEMPSGSPVVAVGINKAGNAAIYAMKILANEFPELKKKLIQHKSNQHDSVIKESEQLKKEGLSKFAKNKFK
- a CDS encoding 5-(carboxyamino)imidazole ribonucleotide synthase, producing MTKVLGIIGGGQLGMMITEAAKKMPQHISKIIVLDPTKNCPASQVGAEQIIADFKDKNAIVDLANKSDIITYEIESGDSTILKNVEKNTKINPSPETLRIIQDKFLQKSFLKENNIPVPEFIKIENIEELKTGLRNFGYPALLKARRDAYDGRGNYKIDSEKDIQKALDYFKGQNLLLEKFVKFKMEVSVIASRNTKGQIKTYPLVENIHEQNILRETIAPARVSHEITKKAEVIAEKTMQVLKGAGIFGIEMFVTQEDDIVINEIAPRVHNSGHHTLQSTKTSQFEQHLRAILGLELGDTELLHPTIMYNILGDVSFEGKYAPINISEENVFLKMYGKEISKPLRKLGHFNLVAKEGETMEELLKKIEKIKEKVVVKQVS
- a CDS encoding nucleotidyltransferase family protein, encoding MKAIILAGGRGKRLRPITDYIPKPLVPIKNIPIIEWQIKYLKKFGIDEIIICTGYKQDIIEHYLNIKNIGIKIKFSVEKSPLGTGGAIKKAAKLINEKSFFVINGDTITNIDLKELAKKQNSLASIELRTNFGILETNNDKITKFREKKEIVGVWMNAGIYHLDKEILRDLPDKGDIEKTVFPNYAKKGKLSTVKFKNVRWYSIDSFKDMEECALEIEKIIK